The Falco peregrinus isolate bFalPer1 chromosome 12, bFalPer1.pri, whole genome shotgun sequence genome has a segment encoding these proteins:
- the AMER3 gene encoding APC membrane recruitment protein 3: protein MELKRGKTFIKSSVQHEKVSPVHAVPINKDDTGKDKKVALEENQSVPEVQLAYLATHKNYRFPTRAARNGAGDHSLEKTSGSSYKLVRKSKTHDCVAEADKTEHCSPSSRTCEEGFSGKGKGRLVNSISFSGMSSSSSKKECVVSPSQSACSSQMIDYRNFVPQMPFVPAVAKTIPRKRISLKRSKKGLRDIFHIKKNKPDSLTFLVEKDKNLSSPGCKSEFPGRLAKYLFKSGETFAGDSLSQDCSDSELQSDSSYDCCNTLCEDVASLKSFDSLTGCGEIFADESSAHLELENSKEVLLRRSKHKDSPVMGSFQGGVEQLASPGQNETVEFAKFWDNINKSVMLHQSALFDKKLPKIPGPDMEKDRSPAAASVKDPQASPDKDGDNSKESSTETGTPKSDNQESTSTSDEGYYDSFSPGQDDEMKEAQTPGVPGRFPRDSYSGDALYELFYDPNEVKINPVLDDDLCTSESISEQAIEIPLSIYSFRVGAEENMASQPALDIISQGFFHSTWKGKECLLKLCDTELSLTMGIINWLRKHAGLVSSPDSLQSPQSQPEKSNDSSVLPSPSPEQKGSMESQQEKPSKEESNTFNLCASLEKSKHATQASSVNVTERDHSLDSCHNTSNLDFQEREESHHKDSSTVPETVEAIAASSYASQSQANGDNLQTSSNENEKATISEGCETSGDKNPLPEKLNKESGSQCSETPSLDDNHEVESCYSYKTAATSLLDPLEREDRNKSMYHSLSISCDKPLQPLTLRRFQSYISPTPMESSTNIVQLLEHCVTQVASLKISYENKHLEDKCIGYEMNNVIRKMSQYKNKLSLHNECNCIAQNPEYSSIPSTNQYNYETSFQSSSLYHLKQNGEQIFSEDEKRKAKILEEVSRSKLNFKYAHLNNQALSYLKDFTFDLSSSDSAPATALSRPTFLPLFNSVCSDIPATFSQAADSTTDSLVDSLQPKEAKQCSSGPWSYAEKPCRGLAGGSALSPHPEAGSNPGHSSDREELPVTHRH, encoded by the coding sequence ATGGAACTCAAGAGAGGAAAGACCTTCATAAAATCCAGTGTGCAACATGAGAAAGTGTCACCAGTGCATGCAGTTCCTATCAACAAAGATGATacagggaaagacaaaaaagtgGCTCTGGAGGAAAACCAAAGCGTACCTGAAGTCCAGCTGGCATATTTGGCCACGCACAAGAACTACAGATTTCCTACCAGAGCAGCAAGGAATGGAGCTGGTGACCACAGTCTGGAAAAAACATCCGGATCCTCCTACAAACTTGTAAGGAAGAGTAAAACCCATGACTGTGTTGCTGAGGCAGACAAAACGGagcactgcagccccagcagcaggacttGTGAGGAAGGTTTTTCTGGAAAGGGTAAGGGTCGACTTGTCAACAGCATCAGTTTTTCAGGGatgtccagctccagcagcaagAAAGAGTGTGTGGTCAGTCCCAGCCAGTCTGCATGCAGCAGTCAGATGATCGATTACAGGAACTTTGTGCCACAGATGCCTTTTGTACCAGCTGTTGCAAAAACCATTCCCAGGAAGAGGATCTCCCTCAAGAGATCCAAGAAAGGGCTCAGAGatatatttcatattaaaaaaaataaaccagacaGCCTCACGTTCCTGGTTGAGAAGGACAAGAATCTGTCCTCTCCAGGCTGCAAGAGTGAGTTTCCTGGGCGTCTTGCAAAGTATCTTTTTAAGAGTGGAGAAACGTTTGCAGGTGACAGCTTGTCACAAGACTGCTCAGACAGTGAACTGCAGTCTGACTCTTCCTATGACTGCTGCAACACCCTGTGTGAAGATGTCGCCTCACTGAAGAGCTTTGACTCTCTCACTGGCTGTGGGGAAATCTTTGCTGATGAGAGCTCTGCTCACCTGGAGCTGGAGAACAGCAAAGAAGTTCTGCTGAGACGAAGCAAGCACAAAGACAGCCCCGTCATGGGCTCTTTTCAAGGAGGTGTCGAGCAGCTGGCCTCTCCTGGCCAGAATGAGACTGTTGAATTTGCAAAGTTTTGGGACAACATCAACAAATCAGTGATGCTACATCAGAGTGCTCTGTTTGACAAGAAGTTACCGAAGATACCTGGTCCTGACATGGAAAAGGATAgaagcccagctgctgcatctGTGAAAGACCCCCAAGCGTCACCTGATAAGGACGGTGACAATTCCAAGGAGAGCTCCACAGAAACAGGAACACCGAAAAGTGACAACCAAGAATCCACATCCACAAGTGATGAAGGCTACTATGATTCATTCTCTCCTGGACAAGATGATGAAATGAAAGAGGCTCAGACCCCTGGGGTCCCAGGTAGATTTCCAAGAGACAGCTACAGCGGAGATGCTCTTTATGAGCTCTTCTATGACCCAAACGAAGTCAAAATAAACCCAGTCCTAGACGATGACTTGTGCACAtctgaaagcatttcagaacaAGCCATTGAAATCCCTCTGTCCATTTACAGCTTTCGTGTTGGAGCTGAGGAGAACATGGCTTCCCAACCAGCTCTAGACATTATCAGCCAGGGTTTCTTCCACAGCACATGGAAAGGCAAAGAATGTTTGCTAAAGCTTTGCGATACTGAGCTTTCACTGACCATGGGGATAATAAACTGGCTGCGAAAACACGCGGGACTGGTTTCTTCCCCTGACTCTCTTCAGAGTCCCCAGTCACAGCCAGAAAAGTCTAATGATTCATCAGTCTTGCCCAGCCCTAGTCCAGAGCAGAAAGGGAGCATGGAATCTCAGCAGGAGAAACCAAGCAAGGAAGAATCTAATACATTTAACCTATGTGCATCTttggagaaaagcaaacatgCAACCCAGGCCTCTTCAGTAAATGTTACCGAAAGAGACCACAGCCTTGACTCTTGCCATAACACATCTAACCTGGATTtccaggaaagggaagagagtCACCACAAGGATTCATCTACAGTGCCTGAGACTGTGGAAGCCATCGCAGCATCAAGTTATGCATCACAATCACAGGCTAATGGAGACAATCTGCAGAcatcttcaaatgaaaatgagaaggcAACAATTTCAGAAGGATGTGAGACATCTGGAGATAAAAACCCACTGCCAGAAAAGCTGAACAAGGAGAGTGGCTCTCAATGCTCTGAAACCCCTTCGTTAGATGATAATCACGAAGTAGAATCATGTTACTCCTATAAGACTGCTGCGACCTCACTCCTGGATCCCCTCGAGAGGGAGGacagaaataaatcaatgtATCACTCTCTCTCTATTTCCTGTGACAAACCACTGCAGCCTCTTACTCTCAGACGCTTCCAGAGCTACATCAGCCCCACACCAATGGAGAGCAGCACTAACATAGTGCAGCTCTTAGAGCACTGTGTAACACAAGTGGCATCATTAAAAATCAGCTATGAAAACAAGCACTTGGAAGACAAATGCATTGGGTATGAAATGAATAATGTAATTCGTAAAATGTCTCAGTACAAAAACAAGTTATCGTTGCACAATGAATGCAACTGTATTGCCCAAAATCCAGAATACTCCAGTATTCCTAGCACAAACCAATATAACTATGAGACAAGTTTCCAGTCCAGCAGTCTATATCATTTGAAGCAAAATGGGGAGCAAATTTTCTCtgaagatgagaaaagaaaagcaaaaatcctAGAGGAGGTCTCTAGAAGCAAGTTAAATTTCAAATATGCCCATCTAAATAATCAAGCGCTTTCCTATTTAAAAGACTTCACATTTGATCTCAGTTCAAGTGACTCTGCCCCTGCTACAGCTCTTAGCAGACCAACATTTTTACCTCTCTTTAACTCCGTCTGCTCAGACATACCTGCTACTTTTTCACAAGCCGCAGACAGCACCACTGACTCCCTAGTTGACTCGCTGCAGCCTAAGGAGGCCAAGCAGTGCAGCTCAGGGCCATGGAGTTATGCAGAGAAGCCCTGCAGGGGTCTGGCTGGAGGGAGCGCCCTgtcccctcacccagaggcaggCAGCAACCCCGGACACAGCAGTGACAGGGAAGAACTACCAGTAACACACCGGCATTGA